A segment of the Bacteriovorax sp. PP10 genome:
TTGGAGCTAATTGGTTAACTCTAGTTGGTGGATTCAATAATTCTGTTGATCACGCACCAACAAGTAAGATTGCCGAAGAAGCGTGCTCGACTTTAGATGCTCGTCTTCCTACTTCAAGTGAACTTGAAATCTTAAATGTGTACGGTGACTGGTCAGGTGGAGTAAGTCTGAATAATAAAGTGTGGGCATTAAGCGATGGTTACGTATATGTTCCTTACATGAGAAATCCTTCGCCGGTAAGAAGACAAACTGAAATGACTCTTTCAGATGATGTCCTTTACTATTGTGTAAAATAATTTTAAGTCACAGATTTTTTTTAATGGGGTCTTAATCATGACCCCATTTTTTTGCCACAACTCGAATCACTTTTCATAGGTAATCACATTTTTTCTAGATGATATTTTTTAGATAAGAAAAAAATTATTTTAGTGTTTTTTGAAATAAAATATTCAAATAAACTTTTCAAAAGTTAAGATATTTCCATCAATGTAAATACTAAATATTTAGTTCGAGAATCTCTTATTTCTCCAATGAGAATCGTTATTCTGCAACACGAGCATGTTTGCAACAAAATCACACGTGAGTATTCATAATTTGTATTCAAGACATGCTCAAATCTTTTGCAAATCTTAACCTTAAGACTCTTCAAGTGAGCTTAATATAATATTAATTTTGTATTCGCCTATGAATAAGTTAATATTTGCGTACATTGAATTAGTTTATTGGAGTTTTCCTTGGGTCACATTCTCATCATCGAAGACGAAGAAAATGCTAGAAGCTTTCTTCGTGATAACATTTCTTGCTACGGCAACGTTTCTACTATCAGCACACATGAAGAAGTGGATAGCGAAATCTTAAAACGCAAATACGATTTAATCATTGCTGATTATTATTTAAGAGATAAGAACTGCTTTCAGTTTCTTTCAGAGTACCGCTACCACCTTGGCCCGGTTCCACTTATTTTAGTTTCAGGAAGACCATCTGTAGAAATGCTTTCGGAAGCTCTAGAAGAAAAAATCTATGCTTTTATTCAAAAGCCGATTGATATCCAAAAACTAAAACGCAAGATAGAAACATTTTATACATTCAATCCTGATTTCGAATTAAGCGGACACAAGTTCGTTTTATTCCAAGATGAATGGAGTGTGAAAGTTGATGAAGAGTTAATCGAGTTGACTGAAACAGAATTTAAAATTCTAAGATACTGCCTTGAAAGAGAGAATCAGGTTATTGATCGTCAGGAGCTGATTCTTTATCTATGGGGGAATTCAAAATCTTCCCGTAATAAATTAGATACACATTTAACAAACCTAAAAAACAAAGTGCAGTTCGTTAAAGAACATTTGCAAACAATCCCCAGAGTCGGGTTCAAGCTCAAATAATGGAAGCCAACTTTAAGTACCGTAAGGCATTTTTAATCATTGCCTACGGTGTTCTCCTACAGTCTTTAATTCTTCCTTACATCGAAATTTCTGCTCTCGATGACGCTCAATTTAGACAGTACATTGTATGTAAAGGCTTGATCATGGCCTTCTATATTTTTTCAATTTTTTGTCTGCACACGAAAAGACTGCCTCGTTACTGGGTGGCATTTTTTCACATTGGTTGTTTCAGTTACACGCTTATTGGCCAGTATTTTAATCCAGGTTATCACTACGCTGTTATGCAGTTTATGTTTGTGACAGCTATTATCTTTGAAGGGTTTCCAGTCATGGCAACACTCCTGATGGTTGCTTATATTGTCGAATATGCCATGCTGCCGTTTTCTCATTCAATATTTCCGGCCTATCAGTTCTTTCATGTGAATGTTTATAATGCGCTTATTTCAACATGGATTGCTTGCGTAGCTCTTGAGCGTTATGTGAATCGTGTGAAGTATAAAAAGGGGTTTTTAGACCGCAAGCTACGTTATAAAGGGATCAAGACCGATCTTTTTTTACATGACCTTAAAAACAATCTACAGCCGCTTGTATCGCTTTATCCGGACCAGGAAGACTTTAGAAAAATCGTTAAAACGATTCAGGACTTTAACTCGTTTAACGATGAGGAAGATATTTTGTTTTCTGAAGTAGTAAACAGGACGAAAGAAAAATTTAATATCCAGGGTGAAGTGACTTTTACTGGTAGCGAAGATTTTTTTATTGATCAATTGGACCTGCAGACTATTCTTTGCAACCTGATGACAAACTCTCATAAAGCAGCAGCTGCAAAAAAAATAGAACTTGAAATGCATATTAGAAATAAGTTCAGTGGCTTTAGTTATGAAGATAATGCCGGTGGAATGACTGATGAGCAGTATAAATTTTTTAGTCAGAAAGACTTTAAGCCTTATTCGGGTCATGAGAAAAATGGTCTGGGGCTTTTATTGATTAAGAAGCTTGTGGAACATCAGGAAGGAAAATTTTTTATTAAAAAAATTCCCAATGGGACGCGCTTTGAAATTACTTATTAGAAACAGTTGATCGAATGAAACTCGTTACCGTCCTGAACATAACTCAATAAACAATTCTCTTTCGTTTTCTTTCCGTTATTCACATTGCGGATTCTCGTTTTAGCAGAAACTAAAATGTACTCAGCACTTTCAGAGTGCACAAATTCCATTCTATCGATTTTTGTAAGCTCCCACTCACCACCAGCCTGGTAGTAGCTTGCGATATCTTCTTCGACGCTAGAGTAAAGTTCTTTTCCAGCAGTAGCAGCGGCTTCAGCATCAGTTGTATTGCTAAGAATGAGAAGACACGCAAGAAAGTAAGCTAATAATTTCATAAGATCTCTCTAGGACTAGTGGAGTTTGTGACGTCGTATTTGTACTGAGTTTCGGCCTACCGGTCAAGGTAGATTGGTGAAATTGTGTATTAATTTTATAAGCACTGTTTAGTTCGGAGAGTAAATGACCGGATTCATGGCCGTGTTGGTGTGCAGAAACAATAGCAGGCAAAATCCAATATATTTTCTAGTAGAGGCCTTGTGAAACATGAGCATCCAGATGGCCAGAATTAGAAAGATTGAGGAGCTGGTGAAGCTGCCGTTTAGAAGCTTTGAGGTGACCTGGATACTACTTATATAGAGCTTTAAAATAGGTTCGACCCAGTTGATTGGGATGAGCCAAAAAGTAAGAAGAAACAAAACAAAAACAGGGAAGAGAAACGTAAAAAGAAAACTTCCAAAAAGACCACATGGAATAGATAGTAATGAAACTTTGTCTCCCATAAAAAGAGCGAGAATAAGTTGAGTAGAAAATAGTCCTAAAATTAAAATGATCTTAGAGTTATGTCTCAATGAAAAAAAAGTTCCTAAAAAAGCGAAGCTGAAAATAAATCCTAATGGTGAAGCTTTGTATTGCCCGAAAATAAAAGACAAAATAAAAGTTAAAAAAAAGATGATCTCCAATGAGATTTTCATTTTTGATAAGAATTTAATTTGAAATAAAAGTCGCAAAATTCCCAGTCTTTTTAAGGCCTCAAAATTTGGAAAAAAGAAGACAGAAGAAACGATACCGGCCTTCGTGAAATAACGAATCCATTTAATTTTGATCTTCTTCAAAAAGAAAGCGACAAAAACAAAGAGCGCAGAAAAGTGAATTCCAGAAGGGGATAAAAGAAAACTAAGGTTGAGTTTCTTAAAAGCTTTTTTAGTATATGGAGAAATTCCATTTTTATTTCCCGTAATGAAACTAAAAAGAATATTAGCATTTTCAGGTTTTTTGAAATGATCTTTGATGGTTGATTTATACCTGGCCAGGAAAAGGGGAGTTGCCTTGGGTGCAACAGGCGTCTTTTGAAGACCAAGCTGCATGGTTATTCCCAGTAAAAAGGCCGTAATAAAGCTGACAAAAAGGAAGAATTTCATACTCTAACTACTTGAAAACTAAGATGCCTTACAAAAGACTTAACTCTTTGAGACTACAGGGGTAAAAGGGTTACGATGAGTTAAATTTGAAGGGACTATCGTCACTTTTTGAAAGGTATTTATGAGTTTACAGACACTAGGTTTTGAATCGGACTACGCACGTTTTTTTGCAGAAGATGATTTGCAAGGAAACGCTTTTTACTTAAATCAGCTCCCAACAGATGAAGTTGAGTGCATTTTAAAAATTAAAAGTGATGTGCGCTTATCTGGCCTTCCATATTTCGTTGGTGCCTTTAATTATCTTGGTGCCAAATTAGATTACAAAAATTTCGAACAATACGAAGGAAAGAATTATAAAAAAGGTGAAGTGATTACTTTCAAACTTCCTTTTGCCATTGCTTTAAGTGGGGAGCGCATTGCTCTTAACCTTCTTCAGCAATCAACACGCATTTCAACTTTCACAGAAAAGTTCGTGGCGATCGCTGCTAACAAAAATACAAAAATCCTAGATACAAGAAAAACAACTCCAGGGCTTCGCCAACTGGAGAAATATGCAGTGAGAGTAGGTGGGGCACATAATCACCGTTTCTCTCAGTCAGATGCATGGATGATTAAAGACAACCACAAAACATTTTTTGGTGGTTTAGAAGGTGCATGGAAGTATTTTCAGTCAATGCAGACATTTTATCAAAACATCATTGTTGAGATTCATTCACTTGAAGAATTGAAACTTGCTTTTGATTTAGGTGTGAAGAACATTATGCTGGATAATTTTTCACAAGATGATCTTCGTAGTGCCATTGCTATGAAAAAACCTGGCGTGACTTATGAAGTTTCAGGTGGCGTAAAGCTGGAAACATTAAACGACTTTTTACTAGATGGTATTGATGTCATCAGTATCGGGGCCCTGACTCATAGTGCGCCTCATATCGATCTCTCGATGAAAATCAGGCCGGTGGGATAAAATGAACTTTGAATTTGATGTATTAATTATTGGAACGGGAATCGCAGGACTTTCGGCCGCAGCAGGCCTTGCTGAGCGCGGACTAAAAGTTGGTATCGTCACTCGTGAAAAAGATCCATCAACAACTAATACTGTGTGGGCGCAGGGTGGAATCATCTACGCTAAAGGTTCTGAAGAATCTTTGGTAGAAGATATTATGAAAGCAAGTTCGGGAACATCTTCACGTGAGGCCGCAAAACTTGTTGCCTACGAATCAAGTTCTATCCTGGAAGATTTATTAATTCACAAAGCGCATTCAAACTTTGAGCGCGATGAAAGTGGAGAACTTCTTTTCACTAAAGAAGCTGCTCACTCGATGCCAAGAATTCTTTACCGTGGAGACTACACAGGTAAAGATATTCAGATCACTCTTCTAAATTATTTAAGAGACAATTTTAAGAATGTCACATTTTTTACCTCTCATACAGCAATCGATCTTCTGACAGCTCTTCACCATGGTGTGACGATTCAGCAGAGATACGAAGAAAATAAAGTTTTAGGTGCCTACGTTTTCAATCAAGAAACTCATTCAGTTGAAAAAATCCTGGCGAAATATACTATTTTAGCTACAGGTGGAATCGGTGCTCTTTATCTTCACCATACAAACTCTGAAGGAGCTCGTGGTGATGGTCATGCAATGGCAAAGAGAGCTGGAGCTGTTTTAACAGATCTAGAATTTATTCAATTTCACCCGACAAGTTTTTACGGTGGAGCGACTCATAGACGCTTCCTTGTTAGTGAAGCTGTTCGTGGAGAAGGTGGATTACTGATTAACTCTCAAGGTGTTCGTTTCATGGCGAAGTACCATCCGGATATGGAGCTTGCTCCTCGTGATGTTGTGGCCCGCGCGATTGCTGAAGAAATTATTGAAACAAGAAGTGACTGCGTTTATCTAGATATCACTCATAAAGACCCAGAGTGGATTAAAAATCGTTTCCCGACAATTTACAAACACTGCCTAGAGCATGGTGTAGATATGTCGAAAGAGCGCATTCCTGTCGTACCTGCTGCTCATTATACATGTGGTGGAGTGAAGACTGATCTTAAAGGGCAAACGACGCTTAAAAATCTTTACGCTGTTGGGGAAGTTGCTTGTACGGGACTTCACGGTGCCAACCGTCTGGCATCTACATCTCTTCTGGAAGGAATGACATTCGGTCACTTTGCCGCTTTAGATATTTTGAAAAATGTGGATAAAGAGACAATATATTCAAGTGATAAAATTAAAGACTGGATTGATGGAACTGAAGAAGTTGATAACGCTTTAATTCACCAGGATTGGATGACATTAAAACAAACAATGTGGAACTATGTGGGATTAACGAGATCAAAAGATCGCCTATCTCGCGCAGAGGCCATGTTCAATGAATTATCTGATGAGATTAACCGCTTCTATAAAGATGCTAAGTTAGTTGATAGTTTAATTGGTTTAAGGAATGCTGTTGAAGTTGGGCATCAGGTGCTTTTAGCTTCGAGAAGAAATACTCAATCAGTTGGATGTTTTTACAGAAAGTCGTAAGTGTAAAAAAAGAATGAGCTCCGGTAAACCAGAGCTCAGTGGTAGGGTTGTGACCCTTATAATCTCGCAATCCTTTGCAAAATTAAAAGTATAAAGATATTTCCCTCTGCAATTCATTGATGAAAGTAGAGATCCGTGAGGGAGGTCCGTGATAGCTCTCTCTTATATAAAATCATTATTTAAAATTTTAATTAAAGGCTGCTTAGAGATAAAAACTCAGCTAAGCATGTAATCGTGTGGCTTCCAGTCCCAGATGATTCGAAAGCCACGTTATCTTTGATGTCGTTCGAGCTTAAGTCTGAATCCTTCATACTGCTCATTCCCCAAATGCAATTTTCCCAAGATGTCTGTTCAAAATTGCAATCTGTAAATCGTGAGAATTTGAACTTGCAATTAATAAACAGGCAGTTAATAAAGATGCAATTCTCGATTTCAGTCCCGAAAAAAGTACAGTTATCGAAGATAACGTCTTCGTAAACCATTTCCGAAAGCTTGCTTCCTGAGATCGTTGCATCTTGATAAGTTACTGAAAGAACAGTCTTATTTTCAAGTGTCTGATATGACGTCTCACCTAATTTTTCTTCAAGCTCTGTGTACAAGTCGTTGATAAAATAAGTAAGTGTTTGCATATTGGACCCTTTGTTTAAAGACTTCCCCGTGCTCTTTCCTGGTCTCAGAATAGCTTAGTTGACCATTTGCGTCAAGGAATAAAATTGCATCAAGATATTTTTTTGCAATCCGATAATGCTTTTAGGGATTTACGACAAAGGAAAATTGCATGGCAGAATTCAGAAGATCGAAAGTTGAGATGTTTCTAGGGGTTACACGAAAGTACATGCAAGTGCGAGGTGCAATGTCGCAAAAAGAGCTGGCAGAACAGACCGACGTAGGGATCTCTACAAT
Coding sequences within it:
- a CDS encoding ATP-binding protein; amino-acid sequence: MEANFKYRKAFLIIAYGVLLQSLILPYIEISALDDAQFRQYIVCKGLIMAFYIFSIFCLHTKRLPRYWVAFFHIGCFSYTLIGQYFNPGYHYAVMQFMFVTAIIFEGFPVMATLLMVAYIVEYAMLPFSHSIFPAYQFFHVNVYNALISTWIACVALERYVNRVKYKKGFLDRKLRYKGIKTDLFLHDLKNNLQPLVSLYPDQEDFRKIVKTIQDFNSFNDEEDILFSEVVNRTKEKFNIQGEVTFTGSEDFFIDQLDLQTILCNLMTNSHKAAAAKKIELEMHIRNKFSGFSYEDNAGGMTDEQYKFFSQKDFKPYSGHEKNGLGLLLIKKLVEHQEGKFFIKKIPNGTRFEITY
- the nadB gene encoding L-aspartate oxidase, translated to MNFEFDVLIIGTGIAGLSAAAGLAERGLKVGIVTREKDPSTTNTVWAQGGIIYAKGSEESLVEDIMKASSGTSSREAAKLVAYESSSILEDLLIHKAHSNFERDESGELLFTKEAAHSMPRILYRGDYTGKDIQITLLNYLRDNFKNVTFFTSHTAIDLLTALHHGVTIQQRYEENKVLGAYVFNQETHSVEKILAKYTILATGGIGALYLHHTNSEGARGDGHAMAKRAGAVLTDLEFIQFHPTSFYGGATHRRFLVSEAVRGEGGLLINSQGVRFMAKYHPDMELAPRDVVARAIAEEIIETRSDCVYLDITHKDPEWIKNRFPTIYKHCLEHGVDMSKERIPVVPAAHYTCGGVKTDLKGQTTLKNLYAVGEVACTGLHGANRLASTSLLEGMTFGHFAALDILKNVDKETIYSSDKIKDWIDGTEEVDNALIHQDWMTLKQTMWNYVGLTRSKDRLSRAEAMFNELSDEINRFYKDAKLVDSLIGLRNAVEVGHQVLLASRRNTQSVGCFYRKS
- a CDS encoding pentapeptide repeat-containing protein gives rise to the protein MQTLTYFINDLYTELEEKLGETSYQTLENKTVLSVTYQDATISGSKLSEMVYEDVIFDNCTFFGTEIENCIFINCLFINCKFKFSRFTDCNFEQTSWENCIWGMSSMKDSDLSSNDIKDNVAFESSGTGSHTITCLAEFLSLSSL
- a CDS encoding response regulator transcription factor, which produces MGHILIIEDEENARSFLRDNISCYGNVSTISTHEEVDSEILKRKYDLIIADYYLRDKNCFQFLSEYRYHLGPVPLILVSGRPSVEMLSEALEEKIYAFIQKPIDIQKLKRKIETFYTFNPDFELSGHKFVLFQDEWSVKVDEELIELTETEFKILRYCLERENQVIDRQELILYLWGNSKSSRNKLDTHLTNLKNKVQFVKEHLQTIPRVGFKLK
- the nadC gene encoding carboxylating nicotinate-nucleotide diphosphorylase; protein product: MSLQTLGFESDYARFFAEDDLQGNAFYLNQLPTDEVECILKIKSDVRLSGLPYFVGAFNYLGAKLDYKNFEQYEGKNYKKGEVITFKLPFAIALSGERIALNLLQQSTRISTFTEKFVAIAANKNTKILDTRKTTPGLRQLEKYAVRVGGAHNHRFSQSDAWMIKDNHKTFFGGLEGAWKYFQSMQTFYQNIIVEIHSLEELKLAFDLGVKNIMLDNFSQDDLRSAIAMKKPGVTYEVSGGVKLETLNDFLLDGIDVISIGALTHSAPHIDLSMKIRPVG